A genome region from Magnolia sinica isolate HGM2019 chromosome 8, MsV1, whole genome shotgun sequence includes the following:
- the LOC131253911 gene encoding WUSCHEL-related homeobox 3B gives MPHVGSTRWCPTPEQLMILEEMYRGGIRTPNASQIQQITSHLSFYGKIEGKNVFYWFQNHKARDRQKLRRRLSRQLQLQQQQYQQQQQQQQPPLMETASLWLPHQNPPQFLHQGGLEEANQVMNFLCKLETPKSEETERPAVGYGHDWMVMMDVGPAPCHRPPRTLELFPIKSTGLKEENNTSQLFSCSASTS, from the exons atgcCTCATGTAGGTTCAACAAGATGGTGCCCCACACCAGAGCAGCTGATGATCTTGGAAGAGATGTATAGGGGTGGGATAAGGACTCCAAACGCTTCCCAAATTCAACAGATAACTTCCCACCTTTCTTTCTATGGAAAGATTGAAGGAAAGAACGTCTTCTATTGGTTCCAAAATCACAAGGCCAGGGACAGGCAAAAGCTGAGGAGGAGGCTCAGTAGACAACTACAATTGCAACAACAACAATatcaacaacagcagcagcagcagcagccgcctCTGATGGAAACTGCTTCCCTTTGGCTTCCCCATCAAAACCCACCTCAATTTCTTCACCAg GGAGGTTTGGAAGAAGCAAACCAAGTGATGAATTTCCTGTGCAAATTGGAGACTCCGAAAAGTGAAGAAACAGAGAGGCCAGCAGTGGGATATGGACACGATTGGATGGTGATGATGGATGTGGGACCAGCTCCATGTCACAGGCCTCCCAGAACCCTAGAGCTCTTCCCCATCAAAAGCACTGGCCTCAAAGAAGAGAACAACACGTCCCAGCTCTTCTCTTGTTCGGCGTCCACCAgctaa